Proteins from a single region of Chromobacterium sp. ATCC 53434:
- a CDS encoding isochorismate synthase MenF codes for MRTQSATTADDGESYYFMSAHRSVKATGIHSRLRLPACDGGDAGGAFARAAADAFARARADGIREPVLMGAIPFDMDKPSELFIPRQHAFFDREERLNAARLPAGGAHALSARSIPDEQGFKHAVSQAIARFADGDIRKAVLSRVLEVDFDQPVSAEQVFDAACAQNPSGYQFQLPLDGGAHLIGVSPELLLQKDGGRIRTFPLAGSAKRQADAAADADAGQGLLASAKDHYEHSLVIDEIRSVLTPHCAELMIPTQPSLLGTRAMWHLGTPIDGALADPAMSVLQLACQLHPTPAICGFPTQASRQLIRQIEPFERGVFSGMVGWCDEAGNGEWAVTIRCATVERQRVRLFAGAGIVAASTPESEWAETQAKLGTMLAAFGLAGTEALA; via the coding sequence ATGCGCACGCAATCCGCGACGACCGCCGACGATGGCGAATCCTACTATTTCATGTCCGCCCATCGCAGCGTGAAAGCCACCGGCATCCACTCCCGCCTGCGCCTGCCGGCCTGCGACGGCGGCGATGCCGGCGGCGCCTTCGCGCGCGCCGCGGCCGACGCGTTCGCCCGCGCCCGAGCCGACGGCATCCGCGAACCGGTGCTGATGGGGGCCATCCCCTTCGACATGGACAAGCCGTCGGAGCTGTTCATCCCCCGGCAACACGCCTTCTTCGACCGCGAGGAGCGGCTGAACGCCGCCCGCCTCCCCGCCGGCGGCGCCCATGCGCTCAGCGCGCGCAGCATTCCTGACGAGCAGGGCTTCAAGCACGCGGTCAGCCAGGCCATCGCGCGCTTCGCCGACGGCGACATCCGCAAGGCGGTGCTGTCTCGGGTGCTGGAAGTGGACTTCGACCAGCCGGTGTCGGCGGAACAAGTGTTCGACGCCGCCTGCGCGCAGAATCCCAGCGGCTACCAGTTCCAGCTGCCGCTGGACGGCGGCGCCCATCTGATAGGCGTCAGCCCCGAGTTGCTGCTGCAGAAGGACGGCGGCCGCATCCGCACCTTCCCGCTGGCCGGTTCGGCCAAGCGCCAGGCCGACGCGGCCGCCGACGCCGACGCCGGCCAAGGCCTGCTGGCGTCGGCCAAGGACCATTACGAGCACAGCCTGGTGATAGACGAGATCCGCAGCGTGCTGACGCCGCACTGCGCCGAGCTGATGATTCCCACCCAGCCGTCGCTGCTGGGCACCCGCGCGATGTGGCATCTGGGCACGCCGATAGACGGCGCGCTGGCCGACCCGGCCATGTCGGTGCTGCAACTGGCCTGCCAGTTGCACCCGACGCCGGCGATATGCGGCTTCCCTACCCAGGCCTCGCGACAGCTGATCCGCCAGATCGAACCGTTCGAGCGCGGCGTGTTCAGCGGCATGGTCGGCTGGTGCGACGAGGCCGGCAACGGCGAATGGGCGGTGACGATACGCTGCGCCACCGTCGAGCGGCAGCGGGTGCGGCTGTTCGCCGGCGCCGGCATCGTCGCCGCGTCGACGCCGGAATCGGAATGGGCGGAAACCCAGGCCAAGCTCGGCACGATGCTGGCCGCCTTCGGCCTCGCCGGCACGGAGGCGCTGGCATGA
- the dhbA gene encoding 2,3-dihydro-2,3-dihydroxybenzoate dehydrogenase → MRGLDFTGQCAWVTGAAQGIGREVAARLLEAGARVIALDLQFDGPAADGGGALRQLPLDIRDADAVAALCRRLADENALPDVLVNAAGVLRLGQLDALSIDDWQQCLAVNVSGPFYLLRALMPHFKARRAGAIVNVASNAAHVPRLDMAGYGVSKAAMVSLSHNVALELAPYGVRCNAVSPGSTDTPMLRGMWQDDNGAARTIAGKPEAYRLGIPLGKLATPADIAGAVLFLASDLAGHITMQDVVVDGGATLAA, encoded by the coding sequence ATGCGCGGACTGGATTTCACCGGCCAATGCGCGTGGGTCACCGGCGCCGCCCAGGGCATAGGCCGCGAAGTGGCGGCCCGCCTGCTCGAAGCCGGCGCGCGCGTGATCGCGCTGGATCTGCAGTTCGACGGCCCGGCGGCCGATGGCGGCGGCGCGCTGCGCCAACTGCCGCTGGACATCCGCGACGCCGACGCCGTGGCGGCGCTGTGCCGCCGCTTGGCCGACGAGAACGCCCTGCCGGACGTGCTGGTCAACGCCGCCGGCGTGCTGCGCTTGGGCCAGCTGGACGCCCTGTCCATCGACGACTGGCAGCAGTGCCTGGCCGTCAACGTCAGCGGCCCCTTCTATCTGCTGCGCGCGCTGATGCCGCATTTCAAGGCGCGCCGCGCCGGCGCCATCGTCAATGTCGCGTCCAACGCCGCCCACGTGCCGCGGCTGGACATGGCCGGCTACGGCGTGTCCAAGGCGGCGATGGTCAGCCTCAGCCACAACGTCGCGCTGGAGCTGGCGCCGTACGGCGTGCGCTGCAATGCGGTGTCGCCCGGCTCCACCGACACGCCGATGCTGCGCGGCATGTGGCAGGACGACAACGGCGCCGCCCGAACCATCGCCGGCAAGCCCGAGGCCTACCGGCTCGGCATTCCGCTCGGCAAGCTGGCCACGCCGGCCGACATCGCCGGCGCGGTGCTGTTCCTGGCCTCGGACCTGGCCGGCCACATCACCATGCAGGACGTGGTGGTGGACGGCGGCGCCACGCTGGCAGCCTGA
- a CDS encoding (2,3-dihydroxybenzoyl)adenylate synthase, protein MSIAFTRWPDDLAARYRAAGWWNDQPMTEMLQRQRRERPDAPAVLCGEREISYAELDRRAGNLAAWLLSRGLARHDTALVQLPNTAEFYITLFALFKIGVAPVNALFSHQKLELSAYARQIQPKLLIADRRHPLFGDDAMADQLAAISPALSVRLFANDGLEAVLEQDHAGLPDGAGPSAADEVAFFQLSGGSTGTPKLIPRTHNDYFYSVRRSAEICELGPHTRFLCALPAPHNFPLSSPGALGVFHAGGAVVLAPNPEALACFALVERHQVDIAALVPPAVALWLQAAPGRESQLKSLKLLQVGGASFAEATARQVPAVLGCALQQVFGMAEGLVNYTRLDDGDDIVFGCQGRPMSDGDEVKIVDEAGYPVPAGTPGMLATRGPYTFRGYYLAPEHNARVFDNEGFYYSGDVVVADERGYLRVVGRVKDQINRGGEKIAAEEIEHLLLLHPQVAQAALVAMPDAMLGEKSCAYVVSREDGLKSVALRRFLREQGVADYKLPDRFELVDTLPLTHVGKIDKQALRGLLAAAAGA, encoded by the coding sequence ATGAGCATAGCCTTTACCCGATGGCCCGACGATCTGGCCGCCCGCTACCGCGCCGCCGGCTGGTGGAACGACCAGCCGATGACCGAGATGCTGCAACGCCAGCGCCGGGAGCGCCCCGACGCGCCGGCGGTGCTGTGCGGCGAGCGCGAGATCAGCTACGCCGAACTGGACCGCCGCGCGGGCAATCTGGCCGCCTGGCTGCTGTCGCGCGGCCTGGCCCGCCACGACACCGCGCTGGTGCAGCTGCCCAATACCGCCGAGTTCTACATCACGCTGTTCGCGCTGTTCAAGATAGGCGTCGCGCCGGTCAACGCGCTGTTCAGCCACCAGAAGCTGGAACTGTCGGCCTACGCCCGCCAGATCCAGCCCAAGCTGCTGATCGCCGACCGCCGCCATCCGCTGTTCGGCGACGACGCGATGGCCGACCAGCTGGCCGCGATCTCGCCGGCGCTGAGCGTGCGCCTGTTCGCCAACGACGGGCTGGAAGCGGTGCTGGAGCAAGACCATGCCGGCCTGCCGGACGGCGCCGGCCCCAGCGCCGCCGACGAAGTCGCCTTCTTCCAGCTGTCCGGCGGCAGCACCGGCACGCCCAAGCTGATCCCGCGCACCCACAACGATTATTTCTACAGCGTGCGCCGCAGCGCCGAGATCTGCGAACTCGGCCCGCACACCCGCTTCCTGTGCGCGCTGCCGGCGCCGCACAACTTCCCGCTGAGCTCGCCCGGCGCGCTCGGCGTCTTCCACGCCGGCGGCGCCGTGGTGCTGGCGCCGAATCCGGAGGCGCTGGCCTGCTTCGCGCTGGTCGAGCGCCACCAGGTGGATATCGCCGCGCTGGTGCCGCCGGCGGTCGCGCTGTGGCTGCAGGCCGCTCCCGGCCGCGAGTCGCAGCTGAAGAGCCTGAAGCTGCTGCAGGTCGGTGGCGCCAGCTTCGCCGAGGCCACAGCGCGCCAGGTGCCGGCGGTGCTGGGCTGCGCGCTGCAACAGGTGTTCGGCATGGCCGAGGGCCTGGTCAACTACACCCGGCTCGACGACGGCGACGACATCGTCTTCGGCTGCCAGGGCCGGCCGATGAGCGATGGCGACGAGGTCAAGATCGTCGACGAGGCCGGCTATCCGGTGCCCGCGGGCACGCCCGGCATGCTGGCCACGCGCGGTCCCTATACCTTCCGCGGCTACTACCTGGCCCCGGAGCACAACGCCCGCGTGTTCGACAACGAAGGCTTCTATTACTCCGGCGACGTCGTCGTGGCCGACGAGCGTGGCTATCTGCGCGTGGTCGGCCGGGTCAAGGACCAGATCAACCGCGGCGGCGAGAAGATCGCCGCCGAGGAGATCGAGCACCTGCTGCTGCTGCACCCGCAGGTGGCCCAGGCCGCGCTGGTGGCGATGCCCGACGCGATGCTGGGCGAAAAGAGCTGCGCCTACGTCGTTTCGCGTGAAGACGGACTGAAGTCGGTGGCGCTGCGCCGCTTCCTGCGCGAGCAGGGCGTGGCCGACTACAAGCTGCCCGACCGCTTCGAACTGGTGGACACCCTTCCGCTGACCCATGTCGGCAAAATAGACAAACAAGCGCTGCGCGGCCTGCTGGCCGCCGCGGCCGGAGCCTGA
- a CDS encoding 3-deoxy-7-phosphoheptulonate synthase — MTTLAKPPHGLLAPEPPHPTPPSSQADYHAMASPIELLRSLPASPRAHASVHAGRAAVKRVLSGEDPRWLVVVGPCSIHDPRAGLDYAARLAELAADVDDTLLIVMRAYFEKPRTSVGWKGLINDPYMDDSCCLDEGMHIARRFLLAAAELGLPLAGEALDPLSPLYLADLYSWMAIGARTTESQIHRELASALDCAVGFKNGTDGTLDAALNAIVSASAPHAYLGMGRDGRVAVVNSRGNPHCHLVLRGGGGRPNYDSVSITLAEQALKKRDIPPAIMVDCAHGNSWKNHQWQPRVLTDVVGQIVGGNHGIRAVMLESFIEPGNQPIPADLSQLRYGCSVTDPCVDWDTTSLILRNARNRLRPLLGN, encoded by the coding sequence ATGACTACGCTTGCCAAGCCGCCGCACGGCCTACTGGCGCCCGAGCCCCCCCACCCGACGCCGCCGTCCAGCCAGGCCGACTACCACGCGATGGCCAGTCCGATCGAACTGCTGCGCAGCCTGCCGGCCAGCCCGCGCGCCCACGCCTCGGTCCACGCCGGCCGCGCCGCGGTGAAGCGGGTGCTCAGCGGCGAAGACCCGCGCTGGCTGGTGGTGGTGGGGCCCTGCTCCATCCACGACCCGCGCGCCGGCCTGGACTACGCTGCCCGCCTGGCCGAACTGGCCGCCGATGTCGACGACACGCTGCTGATCGTGATGCGCGCCTATTTCGAGAAGCCGCGCACCAGCGTCGGCTGGAAAGGCCTGATCAACGACCCTTACATGGACGACAGCTGCTGCCTGGACGAAGGCATGCACATCGCCCGCCGCTTCCTGCTGGCCGCCGCCGAGCTGGGCCTGCCGCTGGCCGGCGAGGCGCTGGATCCGCTGTCCCCGCTGTATCTGGCCGATCTGTACAGCTGGATGGCGATAGGCGCGCGCACGACGGAATCTCAAATCCACCGCGAGCTGGCCTCGGCGCTGGACTGCGCCGTCGGCTTCAAGAACGGCACCGACGGCACGCTGGACGCGGCGCTGAACGCCATCGTCTCCGCCAGCGCGCCGCACGCCTATCTGGGCATGGGCCGCGACGGCCGCGTGGCCGTGGTGAACAGCCGCGGCAACCCGCACTGCCACCTGGTGCTGCGCGGCGGCGGCGGCCGGCCCAACTACGACTCGGTCAGCATCACGCTGGCCGAGCAGGCGCTGAAGAAACGCGACATCCCGCCGGCCATCATGGTGGACTGCGCCCACGGCAATTCGTGGAAGAACCACCAGTGGCAGCCCAGGGTGCTGACCGACGTCGTCGGACAGATCGTCGGCGGCAACCACGGCATCCGCGCCGTGATGCTGGAAAGCTTCATCGAGCCGGGCAACCAGCCGATCCCGGCCGACCTGTCGCAGTTGCGCTACGGCTGCTCGGTGACCGATCCCTGCGTCGACTGGGACACCACCTCGCTGATACTGCGCAACGCGCGCAACAGGCTGCGGCCGCTGCTGGGCAACTGA
- a CDS encoding isochorismatase family protein encodes MSIPKLNAYPLPQAADFPANKTAWRVEPARAALLIHDMQRYFLAFYGEDSPLMQQLTARVAALRDWADRHGVPVIYTAQPTEQKAEDRALLNDMWGPGLTTADPALQAVTPALAPRERDTVLVKWRYSAFQRSDLQERMKAWGRDQLVICGVYAHIGCMMTACDAFMRDIQAFMVGDAVADFSEDEHKMALRYVATRCGAVIAAADLTDGGAEAITRDWLKAQLLAVLEDGDDSLAGDDNLLDYGLDSIRVMELVGRWREQGLDIGFEDLARTPTLDGWWAAIASRLPQEA; translated from the coding sequence ATGAGCATTCCCAAGCTGAACGCCTACCCGCTGCCGCAGGCGGCCGACTTCCCCGCCAACAAGACCGCCTGGCGCGTCGAACCGGCGCGCGCCGCGCTGCTGATTCACGACATGCAGCGCTACTTCCTGGCCTTCTACGGCGAGGACAGCCCGCTGATGCAACAGCTGACCGCCCGCGTCGCCGCGCTGCGCGACTGGGCCGACCGCCACGGCGTGCCGGTGATCTACACCGCCCAGCCCACCGAGCAGAAAGCGGAAGACCGCGCGCTGCTGAACGATATGTGGGGCCCCGGCCTGACCACCGCCGACCCGGCCCTGCAGGCGGTGACGCCGGCGCTGGCCCCGCGCGAGCGGGACACGGTGCTGGTCAAATGGCGCTACAGCGCCTTCCAGCGCAGCGATCTGCAGGAGCGGATGAAGGCCTGGGGTCGCGACCAGCTGGTGATCTGCGGCGTCTACGCCCACATCGGCTGCATGATGACCGCCTGCGACGCCTTCATGCGCGACATCCAGGCCTTCATGGTCGGCGACGCCGTCGCCGACTTCAGCGAGGACGAGCACAAGATGGCGCTGCGCTACGTGGCCACCCGCTGCGGCGCCGTCATCGCCGCGGCCGATCTGACCGACGGCGGCGCCGAGGCGATCACCCGCGACTGGCTGAAGGCGCAGCTGCTGGCGGTGCTGGAGGACGGCGACGACAGCCTGGCCGGCGACGACAATCTGCTGGACTACGGTCTCGATTCGATACGCGTGATGGAGCTGGTGGGCCGCTGGCGCGAACAGGGCCTGGACATCGGCTTCGAAGACCTGGCCCGCACGCCGACGCTGGACGGCTGGTGGGCGGCGATAGCGTCCCGGCTGCCGCAGGAGGCCTGA